The following proteins come from a genomic window of Dongia rigui:
- a CDS encoding thioesterase family protein, translated as MKDTLKVGATHRFSFTVTDAKTVPQLYPESPDFCAMPAVFATGFMVGLMEWACVDAMKPHLDDGEGSLGVGINVNHVAATPPGMMVTVYVTCIKLDGRRVSFHVRAEDEVELIGEGTHDRAIVRWDRFTPKIKEKAAKIRR; from the coding sequence ATGAAAGACACGCTAAAGGTCGGCGCCACACATCGCTTCAGCTTCACCGTGACCGATGCCAAAACCGTGCCGCAGCTCTATCCGGAATCACCGGATTTTTGCGCCATGCCGGCTGTCTTTGCCACGGGCTTCATGGTGGGCCTGATGGAATGGGCCTGCGTCGACGCGATGAAACCTCATCTCGACGATGGTGAGGGCAGCCTCGGCGTCGGCATCAATGTCAATCATGTGGCAGCGACACCGCCGGGCATGATGGTCACCGTCTATGTGACCTGCATCAAGCTTGATGGAAGGCGCGTGAGTTTCCATGTGCGCGCCGAGGACGAGGTCGAGCTCATCGGCGAAGGCACCCATGACCGCGCCATCGTCCGCTGGGACCGCTTCACGCCGAAGATCAAGGAAAAGGCTGCCAAGATCCGGCGTTGA